TCCAGGGGATGCCGTAGCTCCCCTTGCCGGCGAGCCCCCGCACGAACGGCCAGAAGCAGAGTGCCAGCCAGCCGCAGCACACGAACTCCCCTACGCCGGGGCCACCACCGGCTGGCGGCACGcctcccgcggccgcggcgccggcgaccgcccTCCACGCCCCGACGGCGATCGCGACGAGGGTCAGGATCGTGAGCGCCGTCGGCGGGACGAACACCGGCGACGAGTCGAAGGTGAACCTCCCcgggtcggcgccggcggcgtcaccgccgtcggccgcgccgccctgCTCCTTGCGGGTGACCTCGAACACCGTCTCGGAGAGGCCCATGGTCTTGAGCACCACGGTGAGGAACGCGAGCAGCCAGGCGGAGGACGACACGATCCGCTGCATCCGGTGGTTGTTCCACCAGGCGCGCGCCGACTGCCGGCACTCCATGTACTCCGCGACGCTGTGCACGTTCTGGGTCAGGAACAGGGCCAATGGGATGACGAACCATGGCTCTGATGCCtgcagaaaagaaaaacatgataGTTCACATGAGCAATGGGAAAAAAAGGATGTCACCGAGGAATAGATGATGAACTGATGACAGAAGGTTACCTTCGGCAAGAAGGATTTGTTTGCGAGGAGGCAGTAAGGTCCCAGCAGTGCGTAGCATAGCTCGAAAGGCGCCCTGACCGGCCACACGTAGAAGACTAGGTAAGCGAGGCATTGCCGGAACTCGAGATGCTTGGAGGTACAGGCAAGGATCGGGTTGTTCCGGCTGAGGATGATCTCCAGCAGGCCCGTCGCCCATCTCTTGTACTGCGTAAGGCTGGCCGGTCCTCCGGTCGGTGCGCCGCCGAGGAACGCTGGTGGATCGGTGGTCAGGAACGCCGATCTCCAGCCGGCAGCGTGGATCCTCTGCCCCGTCAGGATGTCCTCCGTCATCGACCCGTAGACCCAGCCAACCTGCAGTTACATGGTGAGGCACTGTAGTGAAACCGGCAACACAACGATCCGTGCTACTTCTTTGTAGCAAAACCTGCAAAATCCTGTGGAGGACAGTTTCAAATACCTCCTGGCCCCAACATGTGCCAGCCTCGTAGCTGCAGGCAGAAACTTCTTTCGCCACATCGATGCGGCTCGCTAGGTCAACCATCGGCGCTGCGGCGAACAACTCTCCGGAAATGGCGCTCCTCGCCGATTCGATCAGTTCTCTTGAGCTGCCGAACATCTTCTGCAGCTCCTTGTAAGATGGTGAGCCTGGCAGAGAACAAAGGCCGGTTGGGGCGTCAAGGCCATGGGCTAAAAGAACGTTGGGGGAACAGTCATTCAATTCCATCGTCCCAACACTTTCATACAATAGAAAGAAGCTTATCCTGATGTGGAGTCTAGTGCTGAAAATAAACAGAAAGATACTAGCCCCAGGTTTCCGCCCATCAATCCAGAGCTCAAGACAACCGCGATACTTAAATCGCTCAAATAGCCACCTTAGACGGACACAGCCATTAGATGAAGAAACTGAAACTCGATGGAGTACTGTAAACCAGAGATCCTCGACAAAGAAACTGAAACACGGCTATGTGCATCCATGTTGATGCAGCACGCAGCTgggatattttttttattattgttACGTTATCTACAGAAAATATCAGTGTAGAAGAGTTCTCCACAAGATTTCACCTCTCATCCTTGTTGGTTGGACATCCGCGGTGGACTCCGGTGGCACGCCGTAGATGACTTTCCTGCGGTGAAAGCAACCCGTCCCACCGTAAAACATACCCTGAAGCCCAGCGATCCCGAATCCAATCTTCTAAACTCACCAAGCACACAGACAGACAAAACTGTCGATGTCAACTTCCAGAGAAGAAATGGTACGGTACTTCTTATGCTATGATAGTGAGATGATCTGTAGAGTGGTACCTCAAAGAGAACCTCCATCTGGTTGCCGAAGGGGTCGTCCTTGAGGGTGCCGTAGAACTTCTGCGGCGCCTGCACGAAGCCGCTTTGGAGCTCGTCGTcgaagccgaggaggaggcacATAGCGTGGAGGGCAACCTGCGGGTTGTTGGCGAACATGTCGCAGTCCATGTTCAGCATGATGGGCGCGTTGGTCACCACGGCGGACACCCTCGTCTGCACAGCCAAAATGGTCACTGGTCAAGTCAGGAATCACTCATCACTACTTCATCAATAGTGGCTGTATGAGATAACAGTCATCTTCTTGCCACAGCAACATGAATATGAGATGTACCAGCAGGGTACAGGCATGGACGTACCAGGACGTTCATGGCCCCGGCCTTGAAGTGGTGGGGGTGCCTGGGGCCCTTCTCCCGGGAGATGTAGATGAGGCTTGGTATTCCGTGGCCGTCCCCTGCCTTGCCGTTGTCCCACAGGACCTGCACACACCCTCGGCAGGAGAACGTGGCCGGGTCAGACATAGATCGTCGGCAACGTAGCTGCTCGATCGTACAACATGTGCAACTCATGGTCTCAACCTTGATTATAGTCGGATGGTCCCTGCGGTCAGCACCCACGAACTCGGCGAACTCGCCGTCGCCTCGCCGGAGTAGAGATTCCTCGTCGGCGTTCTCGATCCGGCTGGCCAGCTTCTCGTACTCGCTCTGCATCCGCGTCAGGGGAACGGCCGTGAACACACGGTCTCAGACACTGTGCAAACTGAAGTAAACGTGCGACGATATGCATGACTAGATAGCTGCAGACCTTCATGGCCGTCCAGTCGCGCTGGAACTTGtcgtcggccgcgccgccgccgccgcgctctggtgggccgccggaggaggaggaggagaagtagACGAAGGGGGCCCTGACGCCGACGCCGTGCTTCCTGCAGAACGGCACCCAGAGCCTGGCGAACTCGGCGGCCTCGCGCAGAGCGAAGCACGTCACCGGGGAGCACCCGTCGTCGGAGACGTAGCACGCCAGCTTGCCCGCCGGGTAGTCCAGCGCGAGCAGCGACAGGACCGTGTTCACCGTCACCGCCGGCGGCTCCAGCCTCGGGTCCGCCGTCGTCACGAACATGTCGACCGCCGGCAGCTCCTCCTCGGTCCTGCCAAAGCAGTAACAAAAGTACAATCAAACCCAAGAAactgatgaagaagaagctaaAAATGCTTACGTTACTACGTAACAGGAACATCTAGCGGCGTGACGTTGCGGTTGCTACTTGCCTTCCGGCGAGGCGTTCGGGGTG
This portion of the Setaria viridis chromosome 7, Setaria_viridis_v4.0, whole genome shotgun sequence genome encodes:
- the LOC117865243 gene encoding cellulose synthase-like protein H1, encoding MAGATKLQLQERVPLPRTAWKLADLTVLSLLLALLARRAASVLAVASGGGGAAPPSCTWCWLAALVCEAWFTVVWLLNVNSKWNPVRFDTHPERLAGRTEEELPAVDMFVTTADPRLEPPAVTVNTVLSLLALDYPAGKLACYVSDDGCSPVTCFALREAAEFARLWVPFCRKHGVGVRAPFVYFSSSSSGGPPERGGGGAADDKFQRDWTAMKSEYEKLASRIENADEESLLRRGDGEFAEFVGADRRDHPTIIKVLWDNGKAGDGHGIPSLIYISREKGPRHPHHFKAGAMNVLTRVSAVVTNAPIMLNMDCDMFANNPQVALHAMCLLLGFDDELQSGFVQAPQKFYGTLKDDPFGNQMEVLFEKIGFGIAGLQGMFYGGTGCFHRRKVIYGVPPESTADVQPTRMRGSPSYKELQKMFGSSRELIESARSAISGELFAAAPMVDLASRIDVAKEVSACSYEAGTCWGQEVGWVYGSMTEDILTGQRIHAAGWRSAFLTTDPPAFLGGAPTGGPASLTQYKRWATGLLEIILSRNNPILACTSKHLEFRQCLAYLVFYVWPVRAPFELCYALLGPYCLLANKSFLPKASEPWFVIPLALFLTQNVHSVAEYMECRQSARAWWNNHRMQRIVSSSAWLLAFLTVVLKTMGLSETVFEVTRKEQGGAADGGDAAGADPGRFTFDSSPVFVPPTALTILTLVAIAVGAWRAVAGAAAAGGVPPAGGGPGVGEFVCCGWLALCFWPFVRGLAGKGSYGIPWSVKIKAVLLVAAFVHFCTRN